The following coding sequences lie in one Spirosoma sp. KUDC1026 genomic window:
- a CDS encoding DUF952 domain-containing protein gives MKFIYHVVPVNDWAASENQPVYTAASFLVEGFIHLSEKEQVAGVLERYYKGRQDLLLLQIAPDRLTAELKYEPATNAEYFPHLYGPINKDAVMAVEKIMQD, from the coding sequence ATGAAATTCATTTACCATGTTGTGCCTGTCAATGACTGGGCTGCCTCCGAAAACCAGCCTGTGTACACGGCGGCCAGTTTTCTAGTAGAAGGGTTTATTCATCTGTCCGAAAAGGAACAGGTTGCCGGCGTACTTGAGCGGTATTACAAGGGACGACAGGATCTACTGCTGTTACAGATCGCGCCCGACAGGCTGACGGCCGAACTGAAATACGAACCTGCGACGAACGCCGAGTACTTTCCACACCTGTACGGGCCTATCAATAAAGACGCCGTTATGGCCGTCGAAAAAATAATGCAAGATTAG
- a CDS encoding peptidylprolyl isomerase encodes MKAEMNTDKGTMLIEFFEKDAPKAVNNFITLAKKGFYDGVTFHRVIPNFMIQGGDPTGTGAGGPGYTIDCELTGDNQYHDRGVLSMAHRGRNTGGSQFFICHNRQNTQHLDRNHTVFGKVIEGLDVIDEIRQGDKINSIKVLEDETAA; translated from the coding sequence ATGAAGGCAGAAATGAATACCGATAAGGGCACTATGCTCATCGAATTTTTCGAGAAAGATGCCCCTAAAGCAGTAAACAATTTTATTACGCTGGCCAAAAAAGGGTTTTACGATGGCGTTACGTTCCACCGCGTTATCCCGAACTTCATGATTCAGGGTGGTGATCCTACCGGCACTGGTGCTGGTGGCCCCGGCTATACCATCGATTGTGAACTGACCGGCGATAACCAGTACCACGACCGGGGTGTCCTGTCGATGGCGCACCGGGGACGGAACACGGGTGGCTCGCAGTTCTTCATCTGCCACAACCGGCAGAATACCCAGCACCTCGACCGCAACCATACCGTTTTTGGTAAAGTGATTGAAGGTCTGGACGTTATTGATGAGATCCGTCAGGGCGACAAAATCAACAGCATCAAGGTGCTGGAAGACGAAACAGCCGCTTAA
- a CDS encoding TspO/MBR family protein, which produces MATHFYMGTDKLRQVMVVFSVVSMIVMNALSNTGVFGGKTNADISAKYETLITPAGYAFSIWGLIFLGVLAFAIYQALPSQRTNPRFRAVGWLVVINAFCNAIWSPIFNQEWIGLALVVILVMLFTLMIIEQRLLAQARVPIVAPDLDATLPESPAGPAQTWLARIPFSIYFGWLTVATILNVAVYLKATQFSTMGLSEATWAVAVLIVGLVVGAVIFNRYRSIAYILVFAWAYAAIAAKQGDYPLVQGVAGVGAVVAIGLAITGLASKKTPSFA; this is translated from the coding sequence ATGGCCACGCACTTTTATATGGGTACTGATAAACTTCGACAAGTTATGGTGGTGTTCAGCGTCGTCTCGATGATCGTGATGAATGCGCTATCTAACACAGGCGTATTTGGAGGAAAGACGAACGCCGATATCTCCGCCAAATACGAAACGCTGATTACCCCGGCGGGCTACGCCTTTTCCATCTGGGGGCTTATTTTTTTGGGTGTGCTGGCCTTCGCCATCTACCAGGCGCTACCATCGCAGCGAACAAATCCCCGGTTTCGGGCGGTTGGATGGCTGGTTGTTATTAACGCTTTTTGCAACGCAATCTGGAGTCCTATCTTCAATCAGGAGTGGATTGGCCTGGCTTTGGTGGTGATCCTGGTTATGCTGTTTACGCTGATGATTATCGAACAGCGCTTACTCGCCCAGGCACGGGTACCTATCGTCGCCCCAGATTTAGATGCTACCCTGCCCGAATCGCCCGCCGGTCCGGCACAGACCTGGCTGGCCCGAATTCCTTTTTCAATCTACTTCGGCTGGCTGACGGTAGCCACGATCCTGAACGTAGCCGTGTATCTGAAAGCTACCCAGTTCAGTACGATGGGGCTGAGTGAGGCAACCTGGGCCGTGGCTGTTCTGATTGTTGGCCTGGTTGTTGGCGCTGTGATCTTTAACCGGTATCGTAGTATTGCCTATATTCTGGTGTTCGCCTGGGCCTATGCCGCTATTGCTGCCAAACAGGGCGACTATCCATTGGTGCAGGGCGTAGCGGGTGTGGGTGCTGTTGTCGCTATTGGCTTGGCTATAACCGGACTGGCTTCGAAAAAGACGCCCTCCTTTGCGTAA
- a CDS encoding OmpA family protein: protein MNINTSATWLVALGMAFGMAGCNSAMQAYKKGVRHYDAGEYNLAISQFQKAEKGTIDPARLNYYLAESYRLSNRFGDAVPFYQKAVEANSTEPDVRLNYAYALKSQGNYGGALDQLQQYVANAPKTTPKNTLDKAKSEIETLKAINIIAQKKTPINLKNMGNLNSPGTEFAPVVRGNELIFTASRKDVTYKNNGLPMLGLYKTKLGQQPDETGNAPELFSTNVFQNDVNEGTPAFSKDGKTMILARGNNGKRKGGLDVDLFISRLGADNNWSQPLRLPISDSTAWDGSPAFSGDGKTLYFASNRAGGAGGTDLYRTSIDASGRFSRPVNMGRDINTPGNEMFPYVGPDAKLYFSSDGHPGLGKLDIFVATRSGGVTRVENMGQPINSASDDFGLIYTDDDKGYLASNRAGGKGDDDIYFFQEGSGDDSTTIAQNPPKEGAPKTVRYFLAGTVGSNDNPSNPLDSARVRIIDDATGQPIAEVVTGQPGTFGKYPIQEGKDYTILAERRGYLTHREPFTMQGKSIPQIFLTKPQTDTTFNVALLLDRSELNKTFVLENIYYDLNKYNIRSDAAPELDKIVTILKDNPTLKLELSSHTDARDTDAYNMKLSQNRAKSAVDYIVAQGIAADRLVAKGYGETRLVVKNAKTEEEHQRNRRTEIKILEL, encoded by the coding sequence ATGAACATCAATACGTCGGCTACCTGGCTGGTGGCGTTGGGTATGGCTTTTGGCATGGCCGGTTGCAACTCAGCCATGCAGGCCTACAAGAAAGGCGTTCGGCATTACGACGCTGGCGAATATAATCTGGCTATCAGTCAGTTTCAGAAAGCTGAGAAAGGAACCATTGATCCCGCCCGGCTGAATTATTACCTGGCCGAGTCCTACCGTCTATCGAACCGGTTTGGTGATGCGGTCCCGTTTTATCAGAAAGCGGTGGAGGCCAACTCAACCGAACCCGATGTTCGGCTAAACTACGCTTACGCCCTAAAGTCGCAGGGTAATTATGGGGGGGCACTCGACCAGCTTCAGCAGTACGTAGCCAACGCACCGAAGACGACGCCCAAAAACACGCTCGATAAAGCCAAAAGCGAAATCGAGACACTAAAGGCGATCAATATCATTGCCCAGAAGAAAACGCCCATCAACCTTAAAAACATGGGTAATCTCAACTCACCGGGCACGGAATTCGCGCCGGTGGTGCGGGGGAATGAGTTGATTTTTACGGCGTCGCGTAAGGACGTAACGTACAAAAACAATGGCCTGCCGATGCTGGGCCTCTATAAAACTAAACTCGGTCAGCAACCCGACGAGACGGGCAATGCGCCGGAACTGTTCAGCACGAACGTATTCCAGAACGATGTCAACGAAGGAACGCCAGCGTTCTCGAAAGACGGAAAAACCATGATTCTGGCGCGGGGCAACAACGGAAAACGTAAAGGTGGACTGGACGTTGACTTATTCATCAGCCGGCTGGGGGCGGACAACAATTGGAGTCAGCCGTTGCGATTACCCATCAGCGATTCAACGGCCTGGGACGGCTCTCCCGCTTTCTCGGGTGATGGAAAGACGTTGTATTTTGCCTCGAACCGGGCCGGTGGCGCGGGCGGAACCGACCTGTACCGGACAAGTATCGACGCATCGGGCCGTTTTAGCCGCCCCGTGAATATGGGTCGCGACATCAATACGCCGGGTAACGAAATGTTTCCTTACGTTGGTCCCGATGCCAAGCTGTACTTTTCGTCCGACGGTCATCCGGGCCTGGGTAAGCTCGACATTTTCGTGGCTACCCGCTCGGGTGGTGTTACGCGGGTGGAAAACATGGGACAGCCAATTAACTCGGCATCTGACGATTTTGGTCTGATCTACACCGACGATGATAAAGGGTACTTAGCCTCGAACCGCGCTGGTGGCAAGGGCGACGATGATATTTACTTCTTCCAGGAAGGTTCGGGTGACGATTCAACCACGATTGCCCAGAACCCGCCAAAAGAAGGCGCGCCCAAAACAGTACGTTACTTCCTGGCTGGAACCGTCGGCAGTAACGATAATCCCAGTAATCCGCTCGACTCGGCCCGAGTACGGATTATCGACGACGCCACTGGTCAACCTATTGCCGAGGTCGTGACAGGGCAGCCCGGTACGTTCGGAAAATACCCGATACAGGAAGGGAAAGACTACACCATTTTGGCTGAGCGCCGGGGCTATCTGACCCATCGCGAGCCGTTTACGATGCAGGGTAAAAGCATTCCGCAGATTTTCCTGACCAAACCGCAGACCGATACGACGTTCAACGTAGCGCTGCTGCTTGATCGCTCAGAACTGAACAAAACCTTCGTACTGGAGAATATCTATTACGATTTGAACAAGTACAACATTCGTTCGGATGCCGCGCCGGAGCTGGACAAGATCGTAACGATTCTGAAAGACAACCCGACGCTGAAACTGGAGCTAAGTTCGCACACCGATGCCCGTGATACGGATGCTTACAATATGAAGCTCTCCCAAAACCGGGCGAAATCGGCGGTAGATTACATTGTGGCGCAGGGTATTGCGGCCGATCGGCTGGTGGCTAAAGGCTATGGCGAAACCCGTCTGGTGGTGAAAAACGCCAAAACCGAAGAAGAACACCAGCGTAACCGCCGGACCGAGATCAAGATTCTGGAGCTGTAA
- a CDS encoding STAS/SEC14 domain-containing protein: MITPIDLQADNVIGCHIEGTVTAAELQSLYDQLTPRLEQHDKMRVYAEYIEIDGIEWEALWKDLKFDLAHLTDFEKAAVVTDKAWVGLSARLANIVPGLDVKFFKFSEQEQARQWVKN; the protein is encoded by the coding sequence ATGATTACACCCATTGACCTTCAAGCCGATAATGTAATCGGCTGCCATATTGAGGGAACCGTTACAGCAGCAGAACTTCAATCGCTTTACGACCAGTTAACGCCCCGCCTGGAACAACACGACAAAATGCGCGTCTATGCTGAATACATCGAAATTGATGGCATTGAGTGGGAAGCGCTCTGGAAAGATTTAAAGTTTGACCTGGCTCATCTGACCGATTTTGAAAAAGCGGCCGTCGTCACCGACAAAGCCTGGGTTGGATTGTCGGCCAGGCTAGCTAACATTGTCCCAGGCCTGGACGTCAAGTTTTTCAAATTTTCCGAGCAGGAACAAGCCCGGCAGTGGGTAAAGAATTGA
- a CDS encoding copper chaperone, which produces METLNFKTNIKTSDDVAAVTLGLNNIEQVDGWNIDTENPDYLLTVQTTDNRIGDLVQQAVNKAGFTAEPTDA; this is translated from the coding sequence ATGGAGACACTCAACTTTAAAACCAATATTAAAACCAGTGATGATGTAGCGGCAGTAACGCTGGGGCTGAACAATATTGAACAGGTCGATGGCTGGAACATCGATACTGAAAACCCGGATTATCTACTGACAGTCCAAACTACCGATAATCGGATTGGTGACCTGGTTCAGCAGGCGGTTAATAAGGCCGGCTTTACGGCCGAGCCAACCGACGCTTAA
- a CDS encoding chloride channel protein: MSDQSSRYARVLAWLDQYVIRRLYNERVRRIILQSLPFWVASLLTGLVAVGYEELFIWAEKTSFAWLSAQPYLVFLITPAAFLGSWFLVKWFAPAARGSGIPQVMAGIELSSPTTHHHTAYLLSLRVALVKVLSSFILLLGGGVIGREGPTIQISAAIFRAINRLQPKGWPQLSRQIALITGGAAGLAAAFNTPLGGIVFVVEELTQTHITRFRTAVFSAVIIAGMTAQAILGPYLYLGFPKVTASSGWFLGIVILMAIVCGLAGALFAKTLLWINDYRRRFKTLSAQAGWVAACGLLLAGLAFWIGPTAIGTGKPIINQLLFTDNDPPWYLFPVRFAGMALSYSSGGAGGVFATSLSAGAVLGNGLSRLIDIDPADHNLIILVSMVSFLTGVVRSPFTAAILVLEMTDRHSAIFQLLLGGLMAQGAASLVDPHSFYEHLKSSFVRETLTQSAPPQSSHHSVEQEA; encoded by the coding sequence ATGTCTGATCAATCGTCTCGCTACGCACGCGTGCTGGCCTGGCTCGACCAGTATGTTATCCGCCGTCTGTACAATGAGCGCGTTCGCCGAATTATTCTGCAAAGTCTACCCTTCTGGGTAGCTTCCTTGCTAACGGGCCTGGTAGCCGTTGGCTACGAGGAACTGTTTATCTGGGCTGAAAAGACCAGCTTCGCCTGGCTAAGCGCCCAGCCTTATCTGGTCTTTTTGATCACACCAGCGGCCTTTCTGGGTTCCTGGTTTCTCGTAAAATGGTTTGCCCCGGCCGCCAGGGGTAGTGGCATTCCCCAGGTCATGGCCGGTATTGAGCTGTCCAGCCCAACAACGCATCACCACACAGCCTACCTGCTGAGCCTTCGGGTAGCTCTCGTTAAAGTACTAAGCAGTTTCATTCTTTTGTTAGGTGGGGGCGTTATTGGTCGGGAAGGACCAACCATCCAGATTTCGGCGGCCATTTTTCGGGCCATCAATCGCCTGCAACCCAAAGGGTGGCCCCAGTTGTCCCGCCAGATCGCCTTAATTACGGGCGGAGCTGCCGGACTAGCCGCAGCCTTCAATACGCCCCTTGGCGGAATCGTATTCGTCGTCGAGGAGTTGACGCAGACCCACATTACCCGATTCCGAACGGCGGTCTTTTCGGCCGTGATCATTGCCGGTATGACAGCGCAGGCTATTCTGGGCCCGTATCTGTATCTTGGTTTCCCCAAAGTTACGGCTTCATCGGGCTGGTTTCTGGGCATTGTTATTCTGATGGCTATCGTCTGCGGGCTGGCTGGCGCCCTGTTTGCAAAAACACTACTCTGGATCAATGATTACCGCCGTCGCTTTAAAACCCTATCAGCCCAGGCAGGCTGGGTAGCAGCGTGCGGGCTGTTACTGGCTGGGCTGGCGTTCTGGATTGGCCCTACGGCCATCGGCACCGGTAAACCCATTATCAATCAACTCCTTTTTACCGATAACGACCCACCCTGGTACCTGTTTCCGGTCCGTTTTGCGGGGATGGCACTTAGTTACAGCAGTGGCGGGGCCGGTGGCGTTTTTGCTACGTCGTTGAGCGCGGGAGCCGTCTTGGGAAATGGGCTTTCCCGGCTGATCGACATTGACCCGGCAGACCATAATCTGATTATTCTCGTCAGTATGGTCAGTTTCCTGACGGGTGTTGTGCGGTCCCCTTTTACAGCCGCTATTCTAGTGCTTGAAATGACGGACCGCCATTCGGCCATTTTTCAATTATTACTGGGTGGACTGATGGCCCAGGGGGCGGCTTCGCTGGTTGACCCTCATTCTTTTTACGAGCACCTCAAAAGCAGCTTCGTTCGAGAAACACTGACCCAGTCTGCTCCGCCCCAAAGCTCCCACCATTCTGTTGAGCAGGAAGCGTAA
- the gcvP gene encoding aminomethyl-transferring glycine dehydrogenase, with the protein MKLNLHQTDLFEDRHHGQTDAAQTEMLQTIGVSAIDELIDQTVPAAIRLEKPLDLPAPKSETQFLGDFKKLASQNKVFTSYIGTGYYDTITPNVILRNILENPAWYTAYTPYQAEIAQGRLEALLNFQTVISDLTGMDLANASLLDEGTAAAEAMNMLHATRPASKKGADTFFVSERCHPQTIDLLRTRATPVGINILVGDHRMVDLTNESIFGVIVQYPASDGELFDYTDFIATAHELNITVAVAADLLALTMLTSPGEMGADVVVGSAQRFGVPMGFGGPHAGYFATRDAFKRQIPGRIIGVSQDAQGKPALRMALQTREQHIRREKATSNICTAQVLLAVMAGSYAVYHGPQRLKAIGERVHGLTKVFVTALRRHGYTVVTENYFDTVAIEINDIESLLKSARAAQTNLRYFSNDTHIGVSFDEVKTLHDVSELLAVFGVKADVNAIAESLEITWPERLVRQSEYMTHPVFNTHHTEHEMLRYLKSLEEKDLSLVHSMISLGSCTMKLNATAEMIPVTWPEFGRLHPFAPKEQTAGYQQLFKDLNDWLCEITGFAAMSLQPNSGAQGEYAGLMVIRAYHESRGDSHRNVSLIPQSAHGTNPASAVMAGMKVVIVKCDDRGNIDVADLKAKAAQYSNELSCLMVTYPSTHGVFEESIKEICATIHEHGGQVYMDGANMNAQVGLTSPATIGADVCHLNLHKTFCIPHGGGGPGMGPIGVASQLVPFLPGHVCQGTTGAVSAAPYGSASILTISYAYIAMMGGEGLTNATKRAILNANYIKARLSGHYDTLYTGTNGRCAHEMILDCRPFKAAAGVEVEDIAKRLMDYGFHAPTVSFPVAGTLMVEPTESESKAELDRFCDAMIAIRNEIREIENGTADRMSNVLKHAPHTADVVLVDDWSRPYSREKAVYPLPYVRARKFWPSVSRVDSAYGDRNLVCACVPTEAYAETETTEERSVAQQA; encoded by the coding sequence ATGAAACTGAATCTTCACCAAACAGACTTGTTTGAAGACCGTCACCACGGTCAGACTGATGCGGCTCAGACCGAAATGCTGCAGACCATTGGTGTTTCTGCCATCGATGAATTAATTGATCAGACCGTACCAGCCGCTATCCGACTGGAAAAACCACTGGACTTACCGGCTCCGAAATCAGAAACGCAGTTTCTGGGAGATTTTAAGAAGCTGGCGAGTCAGAATAAAGTCTTTACTTCCTATATCGGCACGGGCTATTACGATACCATTACGCCCAACGTCATTCTGCGGAATATTCTCGAAAACCCGGCCTGGTACACGGCTTATACGCCTTATCAGGCAGAAATCGCCCAAGGCCGCCTTGAAGCACTGCTGAATTTTCAGACAGTTATTTCAGATTTGACGGGAATGGACCTGGCGAATGCTTCTCTGCTGGACGAAGGCACAGCCGCTGCCGAAGCGATGAATATGCTTCATGCTACCCGGCCAGCGTCGAAAAAAGGAGCAGATACGTTCTTTGTGTCAGAGCGCTGCCATCCCCAGACGATCGACTTACTACGTACCCGCGCTACGCCGGTAGGAATAAATATCCTGGTTGGCGATCACCGGATGGTTGACCTGACGAATGAGTCGATTTTCGGCGTGATCGTGCAGTACCCGGCGTCTGATGGTGAACTGTTCGATTATACTGATTTCATCGCGACGGCGCACGAACTGAACATAACGGTAGCAGTAGCGGCTGATTTGCTGGCGCTCACGATGCTTACTTCCCCCGGCGAAATGGGTGCCGACGTAGTCGTCGGTTCAGCGCAGCGGTTCGGTGTTCCCATGGGTTTTGGTGGCCCCCACGCCGGATACTTCGCTACGCGCGACGCTTTCAAACGGCAGATTCCAGGTCGGATCATCGGTGTATCGCAGGATGCTCAGGGTAAACCAGCCCTGCGGATGGCGCTGCAGACTCGTGAGCAGCACATTCGTCGCGAGAAAGCTACGTCGAACATCTGTACGGCGCAGGTACTGCTGGCCGTTATGGCAGGTAGCTACGCAGTGTATCATGGTCCTCAACGGTTAAAGGCTATTGGCGAGCGGGTACATGGCTTGACTAAAGTTTTCGTGACGGCGCTACGTCGTCATGGCTACACCGTCGTAACGGAAAATTATTTTGATACGGTCGCGATCGAAATCAACGATATCGAATCGTTGCTGAAATCGGCGCGGGCGGCACAGACAAACCTGCGCTACTTCTCGAATGATACTCATATTGGCGTTTCTTTCGATGAAGTGAAAACCCTACACGATGTCAGCGAACTGCTGGCCGTGTTCGGCGTAAAAGCCGACGTAAACGCGATTGCTGAAAGCCTGGAAATCACTTGGCCGGAGCGACTCGTTCGTCAGTCGGAATACATGACGCACCCGGTGTTCAATACGCATCATACCGAGCACGAAATGCTGCGGTACCTGAAATCGCTGGAAGAAAAAGACTTGTCGCTGGTTCATTCCATGATTTCGTTGGGTAGCTGTACCATGAAGCTGAATGCTACGGCCGAGATGATTCCGGTAACGTGGCCAGAGTTCGGAAGACTGCACCCATTCGCGCCGAAAGAACAGACGGCTGGCTATCAGCAACTGTTTAAGGACCTGAACGATTGGCTCTGCGAAATCACTGGTTTTGCGGCCATGTCGCTGCAGCCCAACTCGGGCGCACAGGGTGAATACGCCGGGCTGATGGTTATTCGCGCGTATCACGAAAGCCGGGGAGATAGCCATCGGAACGTATCGCTCATTCCGCAGTCGGCGCACGGTACTAACCCGGCCAGTGCGGTGATGGCGGGTATGAAAGTCGTGATCGTGAAGTGCGATGATCGGGGAAATATCGACGTGGCTGACCTGAAAGCTAAAGCGGCTCAGTATAGCAACGAGCTGTCGTGCCTGATGGTGACCTATCCATCTACCCACGGTGTATTCGAAGAGAGCATCAAGGAAATCTGCGCGACGATTCATGAGCACGGCGGGCAGGTATACATGGACGGCGCGAACATGAATGCACAGGTTGGCCTGACGTCGCCCGCTACGATCGGTGCCGATGTTTGTCACCTGAACCTGCACAAGACGTTCTGTATTCCTCACGGTGGCGGTGGGCCAGGTATGGGACCAATCGGCGTTGCGTCGCAGCTGGTCCCCTTCCTGCCGGGCCACGTTTGCCAGGGTACGACCGGTGCTGTTTCGGCAGCGCCTTACGGATCGGCCAGCATCCTGACAATTTCCTACGCCTATATTGCTATGATGGGTGGGGAAGGGCTGACCAACGCAACAAAACGGGCTATCCTGAACGCTAACTACATTAAGGCGCGGCTGAGCGGCCACTACGATACGTTGTACACCGGCACAAACGGCCGTTGCGCCCACGAAATGATCTTGGATTGCCGTCCGTTCAAAGCAGCGGCTGGTGTTGAGGTGGAGGACATCGCCAAGCGGCTGATGGATTACGGCTTCCACGCACCAACGGTATCGTTCCCAGTGGCAGGTACGCTGATGGTTGAGCCAACCGAGTCGGAATCGAAAGCTGAACTGGATCGTTTCTGCGACGCGATGATCGCCATTCGCAACGAAATCCGTGAGATCGAAAACGGCACCGCCGACCGCATGAGCAACGTACTGAAGCATGCGCCACACACAGCTGACGTCGTGCTAGTTGATGACTGGAGCCGGCCGTACAGCCGGGAGAAAGCCGTTTATCCATTACCTTACGTCCGGGCCCGAAAATTCTGGCCAAGTGTGAGTCGGGTTGATTCGGCCTACGGCGATCGGAATCTGGTCTGCGCCTGTGTTCCAACAGAAGCGTACGCGGAAACGGAAACAACCGAAGAACGCAGCGTAGCGCAGCAGGCGTAA
- a CDS encoding FkbM family methyltransferase produces the protein MKFTKYLDDALFLLANPRLIRWVPHGLQIQPNRAYRAPWIHDLHINTILDIGANVGQAAINFCTLFPAAVVHSFEPIPDCFAQLKKVATAFPALSVHNFALGNETGQIDFHQNAYSPASSILPMSDEHIKSYPKTIESSTISVPIRRLDDIAAELNLSKQTRMLVKIDVQGYEKNVIAGGNNVIRSASIVVVETSIKSLYEGDSSFRDLYQLLSDLGFDYHGSLEQLIDPKTGAVLQQDAVFVKK, from the coding sequence ATGAAGTTTACAAAATACCTGGATGATGCCCTGTTTTTGCTGGCGAATCCCCGGTTGATCCGCTGGGTGCCTCATGGTCTACAGATTCAGCCCAATCGTGCTTACCGAGCCCCGTGGATACACGATCTACATATCAATACGATCCTTGATATTGGTGCCAACGTAGGACAGGCAGCTATCAATTTCTGCACGTTATTCCCAGCAGCAGTTGTCCATTCTTTTGAGCCAATACCGGATTGTTTTGCGCAGTTGAAAAAAGTGGCAACGGCTTTTCCTGCGCTTTCGGTTCACAACTTCGCGCTAGGAAACGAGACCGGACAGATCGATTTTCACCAGAATGCCTACAGTCCTGCTTCGTCTATCTTACCGATGTCGGACGAACATATCAAGAGTTATCCCAAGACGATAGAATCGTCTACGATCAGTGTGCCTATTCGCCGGCTAGATGATATTGCCGCTGAATTAAACTTATCAAAACAGACTCGTATGCTGGTCAAAATTGATGTGCAGGGGTACGAAAAAAATGTAATCGCCGGAGGTAATAACGTAATTAGGTCAGCTAGCATTGTCGTAGTTGAGACGTCAATAAAAAGCCTCTACGAAGGCGATTCATCCTTCCGGGATCTGTATCAGCTACTATCCGACCTAGGTTTCGATTACCACGGCTCCCTAGAACAGCTTATCGATCCTAAAACCGGAGCTGTCCTGCAGCAGGATGCTGTTTTTGTTAAAAAATAA
- a CDS encoding glycosyltransferase translates to MKRLFTILIPNYNGDQFIARCIESAQKQTYTNLEIIVIDGKSTDNSHRIVDTMRLSDPRIRRISTPVDHGLSDAVNIGIQAAVGDYALWLGNDDYLVDNRVLEDADTFLTQYSITTGINPVICYGGYKIHWTESGQFENRSKRDLDYHLMWFTDSIMCGNVFFSPRFCKQHGIRLKDKLRYCMDYDLWLQMIEKTTDRRQTACLTDRFVHVFTMRSDNITGGNIYKSTREALGVALAHTRNPLKWVGIYAFIGFQLGFQKTRELYFGAQTHFSSR, encoded by the coding sequence ATGAAGCGACTGTTTACTATCCTGATTCCGAACTACAATGGTGATCAATTCATTGCACGATGTATTGAGAGCGCTCAGAAGCAAACGTACACAAATCTTGAAATTATAGTCATTGACGGTAAGTCGACCGATAATTCGCATCGTATTGTCGACACAATGCGTCTATCTGATCCACGCATTCGTCGCATTAGCACGCCAGTTGATCACGGCCTATCGGATGCCGTCAATATTGGTATCCAGGCGGCTGTTGGAGATTACGCACTTTGGCTGGGTAATGATGACTATTTAGTGGACAACCGAGTTCTGGAGGATGCTGATACTTTCCTGACTCAGTATAGTATTACAACCGGAATCAATCCGGTTATCTGCTACGGTGGCTATAAAATTCACTGGACCGAATCTGGTCAGTTTGAGAACCGTTCCAAGCGTGACTTGGATTATCATTTAATGTGGTTCACGGATTCGATCATGTGCGGCAATGTCTTTTTCAGTCCCCGATTCTGCAAACAGCATGGCATTCGGTTAAAAGACAAGTTACGTTATTGCATGGACTATGACCTGTGGCTACAAATGATCGAAAAGACAACTGATCGCCGTCAGACGGCCTGCCTTACCGACCGCTTTGTGCACGTATTCACTATGCGTAGTGACAATATCACGGGAGGAAACATTTACAAATCAACGCGGGAAGCGCTGGGGGTAGCATTAGCCCATACACGAAACCCGTTAAAATGGGTTGGTATCTACGCCTTCATCGGATTTCAGCTGGGCTTCCAGAAAACACGAGAGCTGTACTTTGGGGCGCAAACTCACTTTAGTAGCCGGTAA